The genomic window tggcaaagaaaaagccatatctgagactggccaataaaagaaaaagattaagatgggcaaaagaacacagacattggacaggggaagactggaaaaaagtgttgtagacggatgaatccaagtttgaggtgtttggatcacaaagaagaacgtttgtgagacgcagaacaaataaaaagatgctggtagaatgcctgacgccatctgttagcatggtggaggtcatgtgatggtctggggttggtgctggtaaggtgggagatttgtacagggtaaaagggattctgaataaggaaggctatcactctgcaccgccatgccatacccaatggacagcgcttggttggagccaatttcatcctacaacaggacaatgaccctaaacacctccaaattgtgcaagaactatttccagcagaagcagcagctggtattctatcataggtaatggagtggccagcgcagtcaccagatcaccaccccattgagctgttgtgggagcagctggaccgtatggtacgccagaagtgcccatccaaccaatacaacttgtgggagctgcttctagaagcgtggggggcaatttctccagcttaccccaacagattaatagctagaatgccaaaggtgtgcaatgctggaattgctgcaaaaggaggattctttgacgaaagcaaagtgtgatgtaagaacaatgttatttcaaatacaaatcattatttctaaccttgtcaatgtcttcactctattttctattcatttgacaacgtatggtggtgaataagtgtgacttttcatggaaaacacaaaattgtttgggtgaccccaaacttttgaacggtagtatatatatatatatatatatatatatatatatatatatatatatatatagtgaaaccTGCCGAGCAGACCACCCCACTTCCAGGctgatttttattttcttgtgaccaactttttttacttttattttctaTGGACAATGCTAAAGACCATTTTTTGTACAGATTTTGTAGCTGAAGATTCCCATAAAAAGATGAGAAGCAGGACTTACATGTCAAAATTGCTACCTGACAGCACTTACAGGGCCATGGTgaaggaggagggagacagagagcaGGCAAGAAAAAGAGAGAGTGGAGGGCAGAAGGAGTAGGCATGgctgagctgggaggaggaaAAAGGAGCGCCATGGCGTCCAGGAACAGCACCCACAGTGGAGCCGTCCAGGGAGTAGTTCGAGCAGACACCTGGACACCCCAGACTGCCCCCACTCCTGATAATTAGCATCCTCTGTATGAAAAGTGTCATCTGTGGTGTGTACCAGGCTGTCTGTGGCAACAGGGGCCCGCCACAACTGCCGGAACTGGAGCCATGCTGTTGACCGTTTATAAATGCTGCAGTCGGCATGAATGCAGCATATATAGGGCTGCAAAGAGAGAATTCTCCTCAAACAGAAACAGAATTCTTCTTCTGTTCACCATTGGGGCTTTGCAATGTCATTGTCGAGTCCCAATAGTAGCCATAGTGGGGAggatggggagagaggggaggggtgcctGGCTGTTTACAGAGGCCACagtgagagaggggagagaggggtccTGGCTGCTAACAGATCCCTGCCCCCTCCACCTATTCCAGCTAATACCAGTGATGTACTGTCCTTCTTCATGACATACTGTACTCAGTTCCAAGAATAGTTGTAGGGCTGGGCTATACTTCCCATATGTACAAAAAAAGTTCATAATATAGTGATGTTTGCTGAATGAATGCTGTCTTATTAAAAACATGATAAAAAACATGAATGTGAGCTCTTTCATCgttatttatgtacagtataaatgTATGCAGGACATGTTCCTGCTCCAATTAGACACAAAATTCTGCTTTTTCTATACATTGTTCTTTGACAACACCATCCccataaaataacattttttttgtacaaaattgGGTGGTCGACTCAAAGAGGTTTCACAATAGATTTATTTTTCTATACTTCTCTTCTACGTTATACAGTACTTTTTCATGAAACAGTACTGACCATTTTATTCAATCCCCAGGTTAAAGGTTTAGAAAATGTGTGGACAGAATGAGACAAAAGTCACAGAGTTCCACCTTTCGGGATTCCACAATGTTTATGGCTATAGAACTCTCTTTTTCATTGTCCTGCTTATAATTTACATTGTGATAGTGGTCGGGAACCTTTTGATCATCCTCTTGGTGACATTTATTGACCATCTGCAGGTTCCCATGTTCTTCTTTCTCAAACATCTAGCGGTGGCCGATGTTCTTCTCACAAGCACCGTAATACCCGTCATGTTGGACATGATACTCAGGCACGGAAGAGTCATTTCTGTCATTGGGTGTCTCATTCAGTTGTCTTTATATGGTATTTTTGTGTCCGTTCAATGTTTCCTCTTAGCTGTGATGTCTTATGATCGATACTTAGCTATTTGCAGCCCTCTTCACTATGCTTCTGTTATGAACCCTAATAGATGTCTCCAGCTCGTCTCCGGATCTTGGTCTTTGGTGGCCGCTTCAGTGTTAAGTGAACTTGGTTCAATAAGTCAGTTTGAGTTTTGTGGACTGAACACTATTGACCATTTTGTCTGTGATTTACTCTCCGTTGTAGAATTATCATCTTCCGATACCTCTACAGTTCTAATGGAGGACTTTGTGTTCTCCATCTTCATATTAGTCTGCCCATTCACTTTCATTATTATAACCTATATCTGCATTTTGATCACAATAATGAAGATTACTTCCACCTCCGGAAGGAAAAAAACCTTCTCCACATGTAGCTCCCATCTGACCACAGTGTGCACCTATTATGGGACCCTCATCACAGTTTGCATAATTCCATCCAATAAGAGTCCTAGTAATGTGAATATGTACCTCTCTCTTCTATACATTGTGCTGAGTCCACTTATGAATCCTTTTATCTACAGCCTAAGGAACCATGAAATCGAAGatgctattaaaaaaatattgaaaaaaatccaGGTAGTAATGGTAGaatactaataaaaataaataaataactatatatatatatatatatatatatatatatatatatatttaattaatgtTTATAAATTAAAGTTTAAGATCTTATTTTTACTTCTTTTCTAAATTTAGTAGAGTGCATTCAATAAATATACAGGAGGAGTTTATGTTATCATTCTGAACCTTTATAGCTTACACAGTATGTCAATTAAA from Dendropsophus ebraccatus isolate aDenEbr1 chromosome 1, aDenEbr1.pat, whole genome shotgun sequence includes these protein-coding regions:
- the LOC138785560 gene encoding olfactory receptor 11L1-like, with the protein product MCGQNETKVTEFHLSGFHNVYGYRTLFFIVLLIIYIVIVVGNLLIILLVTFIDHLQVPMFFFLKHLAVADVLLTSTVIPVMLDMILRHGRVISVIGCLIQLSLYGIFVSVQCFLLAVMSYDRYLAICSPLHYASVMNPNRCLQLVSGSWSLVAASVLSELGSISQFEFCGLNTIDHFVCDLLSVVELSSSDTSTVLMEDFVFSIFILVCPFTFIIITYICILITIMKITSTSGRKKTFSTCSSHLTTVCTYYGTLITVCIIPSNKSPSNVNMYLSLLYIVLSPLMNPFIYSLRNHEIEDAIKKILKKIQVVMVEY